The genomic segment TTGCCCACGTCGCTCGAGGACTACGTGGCGCGCGTCGTCGCGCCCACCCTGGAGCGGCAGCGCGCCGGCGGCGCCGTGTCGATCAAGTTCGAAGCGGCGTATCTGCGGCCGCTCGACTTCGACGACCCGGACCCCGTCCTCGCGCGACGGGTGTACGCGCGCTACGTGTCGGGCGGCACGCCGACGCACGTCGAGTACAAGGCGCTCGAGGACTATCTCTTTCGGGTGATCGTGCGGCAGGCCGGCCGCGACGGGATGTCCGTGCAGATCCACTGTCTCGAGACGTACGGCGGCTTCTACGACGCCGCGGGCAGCGCGCCGCACCTGCTCGAGCCGGCGCTCGACGACTCGACGCTGCGCGGGACGACGATCATTCTGATCCACGGCGGGTGGCCGCTGATCGATGAGACGCAGACGCTGCTCGCCAAGCCCAACGTGTACACGGACATTTCGGCGATGACGCTCATCCTCGAGCCGGCCGAGCTGGCGCGCGTGCTGCGCCAGTGGTTAGGCGAATGGCCGGACAAGGTATTGTTCGGCACCGATGCCTTCGATGACGCGCCGGCCTACGGCTGGGCGGAATCGGCCTGGTTAGGCACGAGGACGGCGCGGCGCGCGCTGGCGATGGCGCTCACCGGGATGATGCGCGACGGCGAGATCGACCGGACCCGCGCCGAGCAGCTGGCACGAATGGTGATGCGCGACAATGCCGTCGCCGCGTACCACCTGCACCTCGACTAGGCGCGCCCGCATGCCACGAGCGAAACGCAAGAAGGTCCAGGCCGACCCGCAGTCGCGCGGCCTCGACGCCCGCCGGCTCGCCGGCGCCGCGCACCCCGCCGCCGTGGATGCGCTCGCGGCGCGCATCGCCGACGACGGCGGCTCGGTGCTGGGCATCTACCGCGATCCGTTGGGCAGCCACTGGCAGATCCTGGCGGCGCTGCCCATCGACGCGGTCGAGCCCACGCCGTTCCAGCGCGATCTGTCCGATGCGCACGTCACACGCCTCGCCGACGCCATCGACCGGCTCGACCGGTACGTCGACCCGGTGACCGCGGTGCCCGGCGCCGACGGACGGTACTGGACGCCCAACGGCTATCACCGGTTAGGCGCGATGCGCCGGTTAGGCGCGAAGAGCATCGTCGCGCTGGTGGTTCCCGAGCCGGAGGTCGCGCACCGCATTCTGCTGCTCAACACCGAGAAGGCGCACAACCTGCGCGAGCGCGCCCTCGAAGTGTCGCGCCTCGCCGTCGCGCTCGCCGACCTCGAGGACCGCCCCGAGCGCGAGTACGCCATCGAGTTCGAACAGGCCGCGCTCATCACACTCGGCTTCTGTTACCAGGAGAACGGGCGCTTCGCCGGCGGCGCGTACCACCCGGTGCTCAAGCGGTGCGACAAGTTCCTGGCCATGAAGCTGTCGCGCGCGCTCGACGTGCGCCGCGAACGCGCCGCGAAACTGCTCGAGCTCAACGACGCGGTGACGGCGGCCGTCGCGAGCCTCAAGTCGCGCGGCTTCGAGAGCCCGTACCTGCGGGCGTTCGTCGTCGCGCGGCTCAATCCGCTGCGGTTCAAGCGCGGCGAGGCCGATTTCGACGAGACCATCGACAAGATGCTCGCCGGCGCGCGCCGGTTCGACGCCGCGAAAATCCGCGCCGACCAGGTGGCCCGGAGCGGCGGCGCGGCCGAAGAGTAGCGCTCGCCTTACGGCGTGCGCGGGCCCAGCAGGCGGGCCGCCGAGTCGACTAACGCGGCTTCCGCGTCGAGGACGGCGCCCACGACGGCGATCTGCTCCTGTGCCAGCGGGAATTTGCGCTGCTCGATCGCCTCCCGCACCGCGGGCATCGTCTTCGCGCCGTACCCCGTGTAGAAGCCCGGCGCCTCGAGCTCGAACGTGTACCACGGACGGCCCGGCAGCCCGCGCTTGTCCGTTAGGCGCCGGGCGGCCTGCAGCAGCAGCGCGTTCACGCCGGCCGCCGCGCCGGCGCCGTATGAGGTGTTGGCGGCCAGCGCGTTGAAGGCTTTGGCGTAGCGGATCGACGCGTGCGTCAGCGAGTCCGCACCGTTCTCGAGCGGCGCGAAGCCAAGATAGGGCGGCACCGGCGCAGCCGGCGGTGCGCTGGTCGGATGCCATGGGTCCGACGTGGCCGCGAACACCCCCTCCTGGATCTCGCGATTCTGCTCGACCGTCGCCGCCTGCTCCGTCGTGAGCAGATGCTGCAGATCGGCGACTTCGCGCTGGACCGTCGACGCCAGCGTCACGAAGTCGTAGGGCAGGACGTCCGCATCGGCGAGCCGCATCACCGCCGTGCCGCCGATCTGCGACAGCGCACGGCCGTACACGAACGACGTGTCGCCGAAATGCGTGTACCAGTAGTAGTCGTCGTAGATCGAGTGGTACACGCCGCCGGCCTCGCTCTCGCCGCCGAAGCCGATGTTCAACGAGGCGATCCCGATGTGATCGACGAACCCCGAGTAATCGGATCCCGAGCCTAACGGACCGACCCGCAGCACGTCGCTCGAGCGGGCTTCGGCCCGCGCCTCGTCGGACCGCGCCTGGCGGATGTCGGCGAGCTTGCGGCGCTTCCAGACCGACAGATGGGTCTCCGGATCCTCGACATCCTTGGCGACGTCGCTGATGAACGGCGCCAGCGACGGCGTGCCGCCCGCGAAGAGATAGCCGCGGTCGTTCGTGTCGCTGTTGATGTAGGCGACGGCTTTCTGGCGCAGCTCGTCCGCGTGCTCCTCCACCCACTCGGTGGATCCGAGCAGCATCGGTTCCTCGCCGTCCCAGGCCGCGTAGATGATGGTGCGCCGCGGATGCCAGCCCTGCGCGAGCAGCGCGCCTAACCCGCGCGCCTCTTCCATCATCGCGACCTGCCCCGCCGTCGGATCTTCGGCGCCGTTCACCCACCCGTCGTGATGGTTGCCGCGCACGATCCACTCGTCGGGCGCGGTGCTGCCGCGAATGGTGGCGATCACGTCGTAGACCGGCTTGATGTCCCAGTTGGATTTGACCACGAGGTGGACGCGCGCCGGTCCCGAGCCCAGGTGATAGGTGATGCCGAGCCCGCCGCGCCACGGTTCGGGCGCCACCGGACCGCCTAACGCAGCCAGCAGCGGCTGCGCGTCGCCGTACGAGATCGGGAGCACCGGAATCTTGGTGATCGTCGGCGCGTCGGCACGCGACAACCGCTTGGCATCGTGCGTCGCGCCCACGCCGGGCGTGAGCGGGTCGCCCGGATAGAGCTGCATTTCCATCACGCTGCCCCGCTGCACACCCTCGCGCGGACGGTACGGACCCTTCGGATACGTGTCGCCCTGGCCGTAGCCGTCGTCGGCCGGATCCGAATAGATGAGACAGCCCACTGCCCCGTGTTCCGCTGCGACCATCGGCTTGACGCCGCGCCACGAGTTGCCGTAGCGGGCAATGACGATCGCGCCCTTCACCGACACGCCGTGGCGCTCGAGCTCGTCGTAGTCGGCCGGCAGACCGTAGTTCACGTACACGAGCGGCCCGGTGACGTCGCCGTCCGCGGAATAGG from the Gemmatimonadaceae bacterium genome contains:
- a CDS encoding M28 family peptidase, which produces MRLTPLVALACALTLLPAPTPSTPPGGLTGFSAAGARAERGWETKFKAIPSPDSERAYMRHLTARPHHVGSPYDSANAQWILAHFKSWGLDAHIERFEVLFPTPKERLVELVGPTHFRASLLEPTVPGDPTSSQHAEQLPTYNAYSADGDVTGPLVYVNYGLPADYDELERHGVSVKGAIVIARYGNSWRGVKPMVAAEHGAVGCLIYSDPADDGYGQGDTYPKGPYRPREGVQRGSVMEMQLYPGDPLTPGVGATHDAKRLSRADAPTITKIPVLPISYGDAQPLLAALGGPVAPEPWRGGLGITYHLGSGPARVHLVVKSNWDIKPVYDVIATIRGSTAPDEWIVRGNHHDGWVNGAEDPTAGQVAMMEEARGLGALLAQGWHPRRTIIYAAWDGEEPMLLGSTEWVEEHADELRQKAVAYINSDTNDRGYLFAGGTPSLAPFISDVAKDVEDPETHLSVWKRRKLADIRQARSDEARAEARSSDVLRVGPLGSGSDYSGFVDHIGIASLNIGFGGESEAGGVYHSIYDDYYWYTHFGDTSFVYGRALSQIGGTAVMRLADADVLPYDFVTLASTVQREVADLQHLLTTEQAATVEQNREIQEGVFAATSDPWHPTSAPPAAPVPPYLGFAPLENGADSLTHASIRYAKAFNALAANTSYGAGAAAGVNALLLQAARRLTDKRGLPGRPWYTFELEAPGFYTGYGAKTMPAVREAIEQRKFPLAQEQIAVVGAVLDAEAALVDSAARLLGPRTP